The genome window TTTATTTAAATTTTTTTGATTATTAACAAAATCGGCAAAATAATCCACAGCGTTGTGTAAATTCATAATTTGTGGACAAATTATCAACAGCGTTTTTCCGAGATTATCCCCAGATTCACACCTGTTGATAAAGTTATCCACAAGCAGTCTTTTAGGTGTTGATAACTCTCTAGTTTACTGCTGTGTCAATATCATATATCAACACAATTCTGTGGATAACTGGTAACTAAATCTCTTTTTCCCCATTTTTCACAAGAATATTATTAATTTACACACAGTGTTGTGTAAACTTTTTTATTATTATCCACTTGGTTGTGGAAAACTTCTCCATGTAATGATAAAATACCGTTTGTAATTTAATACTTTAGGAGGAAATTATTTTGACTGAGCTCGATTCTCTGTGGGAAGCGATCCAAAATTCATTTCGTCAGGATACCACTCCGGTTACCTTTGACACTTTGATTGCTCCGGCAAAAGCAATTTCTCTCTCTCAAAATCAACTGGAAATCGAGGTGCCCACTCCGGTGCACCGCGATTTTTGGCGCAAAAATTTAAATACGCAGCTTAAAGAATTCGCTCAACGGGAATTGGGACGAAATATTGAGCCGCATTATGTTTTAGAGGGAGAATTTACCTATACAAATAAAAAAACAGAAGATGATCCAACTCCTTCTTTTGAGATGGATACTCCTCTAAATCCTCATTACAATTTTGGAACATTCGTTGTTGGCGAGGGAAACAAGATGGCACACGCTGCAGCATTTGCCGTTGCCGAAAGCCCCGGCAGCCTTTACAACCCACTATTTATTTATGGGGGGGTTGGTTTAGGAAAGACCCACTTAATGGAAGCGATCGGTAACCATATGCTTCAAGTTAATCCAAATTCGCGTGTCAAATATGTGACGAGTGAGGATTTTACCAATGATTATATCAATGCTATTCGTAATAACACGACTGAACAACTAAGAGAAGAATACCGTAACCTCGATCTCCTATTAATTGATGATATTCAATTTTTAGCTAACAAAGAGGGGACGCAACTAGAATTTTTCAATACTTTTAATGCCCTTCATGATCGCAAAAAACAAATCGTTATGACCTCTGATCGAATTCCAAATGAGATTCCTGAACTGCAAGATCGGCTTGTATCACGTTTCAGGTGGGGACTTACTGTCGAAATTACTCCGCCTGACTTAGAAACGCGAATTGCAATTTTACGGAGCAAAGTTGAGGAAGATCATATTGATATTGGAAACGACACCCTTAACTATATTGCCGGGCAAATTGATACAAACATTCGTGAGCTAGAAGGAGCCTTAACAAAGGTTCAAGCATTTGCTAATTTAAGCGGTGAGCGAATTACGCCAAGCTTAGCATCCCAAGCATTAAAAGGGCTTCACCGCGTAGCCAAAAACGAAATATCAATCGCTACAATTCAAAAACAAGTTGCTGATTTTTATAATATAACTCAAGGAGATATCCTTGGTAAAAAGCGAG of Limosilactobacillus reuteri subsp. reuteri contains these proteins:
- the dnaA gene encoding chromosomal replication initiator protein DnaA, with protein sequence MTELDSLWEAIQNSFRQDTTPVTFDTLIAPAKAISLSQNQLEIEVPTPVHRDFWRKNLNTQLKEFAQRELGRNIEPHYVLEGEFTYTNKKTEDDPTPSFEMDTPLNPHYNFGTFVVGEGNKMAHAAAFAVAESPGSLYNPLFIYGGVGLGKTHLMEAIGNHMLQVNPNSRVKYVTSEDFTNDYINAIRNNTTEQLREEYRNLDLLLIDDIQFLANKEGTQLEFFNTFNALHDRKKQIVMTSDRIPNEIPELQDRLVSRFRWGLTVEITPPDLETRIAILRSKVEEDHIDIGNDTLNYIAGQIDTNIRELEGALTKVQAFANLSGERITPSLASQALKGLHRVAKNEISIATIQKQVADFYNITQGDILGKKRVKQIVMPRQIAMYLSRELTDSSLPKIGNEFGGKDHTTVLHAIDKIETELKKDTDLQNDITKLKAKLRS